The genomic DNA CGGGCGCGGCGTCGAGATCGAAGTCGATGGTGCCGCAATTCTCCAGGAACGTGCCGGTGAGGTGGTAGAAGAACGTCCCGTGGCCGACCACCGCGATGGTGGTCTCCGGCCGGGCCCGCAGCCAGTCGCGGAACGCCGCGACCCGGGCGTCGAACAGGGGGCGGGGCTCCACAGGGTAGCCGCCGACCTCGCAGCCCGGCTCCGCGTGCCACCAGACCTCGGGCAGGTGCCCGACATCGAGGTGGGGGAAGTCCGCGGCGATCTCCGAGGCGGCCCGGCCGACATCGCAGCTGCTCTCCTGGCACTCGCGGTGCAGCACCTCGACCAGCACCCGCGGCCGGCTCGGATGCTCGCCGAACAGGATCGCCGCGG from Methylobacterium oryzae includes the following:
- a CDS encoding histidine phosphatase family protein — translated: MQDKTRIVCIRHGQSTFNAAHRHGGGDPGLPDARLTELGQAQARAARERLRPIPFDLVVVSPLTRAIETAAILFGEHPSRPRVLVEVLHRECQESSCDVGRAASEIAADFPHLDVGHLPEVWWHAEPGCEVGGYPVEPRPLFDARVAAFRDWLRARPETTIAVVGHGTFFYHLTGTFLENCGTIDFDLDAAPAAA